A region from the Tigriopus californicus strain San Diego chromosome 9, Tcal_SD_v2.1, whole genome shotgun sequence genome encodes:
- the LOC131887037 gene encoding cytochrome P450 18a1-like, giving the protein MLTGFLLGLAIIVMCLMIMIVSLDYINCPPTVPGHFIMGIIPKITKEFHLMLYDYSRRYGSIFRIHMGMQTMVVISDPNLIRQAFRNRDLTARPKNDFSTLLNGFGIINSQGNLWKSHRHFLSNNRLGMQDWQSGLSAARQIIEFEGSRLLDVISREFGPTPTDPEEVLNSCVANVICSLVMSTRFDHKDKKFKDFMNNFDEGFRLFNKTGASLFFPFVKLLPGVRSTYNKLKDNREVMRAFAREIIDKHSKNLDPENPKDLIDHYLIKMGGKQEAIDALFHGFDPQEQLEQVILDLFSAGVETIKVSLLWSIIYLTRNPDVQKKVQAELDSVVGSERNVAIDDLPELTYTKATIFETLRRSSVVPLGTTHVTNRTVQLNGYTIPKNTQVIPLLHSVHMNPDVWDEPEAFRPERFLSEDGSQVIKPSSFMPFSVGQRMCLGDQLAEKEFLFFFASLFHAFNICPAQGQELPSLAINAGATVRPNAFKVQFVPRQKEALVHARNNVMESDVPFQSSD; this is encoded by the exons ATGTTGACCGGATTCCTCTTGGGTCTGGCTATTATCGTGATGTGCTTGATGATAATGATTGTGTCTCTTGATTACATCAATTGTCCACCGACAGTCCCGGGACACTTTATCATGGGAATCATTCCAAAAATCACAAAGGAGTTCCATTTAATGCTCTATGACTATTCGCGACGATACGGAAGCATTTTTCGCATTCATATGGGGATGCAAACCATGGTGGTCATCAGTGACCCAAACCTCATCAGACAGGCGTTCCGAAACAGAGATCTCACAGCCCGACCCAAGAATGACTTCAGCACTCTACTCAACGGCTTCG GTATCATCAATTCCCAGGGAAATCTATGGAAATCTCACAGgcactttttgtcaaacaatAGATTGGGCATGCAAGATTGGCAAAGTGGACTGTCAGCAGCAAGACAGATAATCGAATTTGAAGGCAGTCGGCTCTTGGATGTCATTTCCAGAGAATTTGGCCCAACCCCCACCGATCCCGAGGAAGTCTTGAATAGTTGTGTGGCCAATGTCATCTGCAGTCTTGTCATGTCAACGCGATTCGATCACAAAGATAAGAAATTCAAAGATTTTATGAACAACTTCGACGAAGGATTTCGACTCTTCAACAAGACCGGAGCATCTCTGTTCTTTCCATTCGTCAAACTTCTCCCCGGCGTTCGAAGCACTTATAACAAGCTCAAAGATAACCGCGAAGTGATGCGTGCATTCGCTAGAGAGATCATCGACAAACATAGCAAGAACCTGGATCCCGAAAACCCCAAGGATCTCATTGACCATTATCTCATCAAGATGGGAGGGAAACAGGAGGCTATTGATGCGTTATTCCACGGATTTGATCCTCAAGAGCAACTGGAACAAGTTATCCTGGACCTGTTTTCAGCTGGAGTGGAAACCATCAAAGTTTCTCTACTGTGGTCCATCATTTACCTCACCCGCAATCCTGACGttcaaaaaaaggttcaagcGGAATTGGACAGTGTAGTTGGATCAGAACGCAACGTCGCCATCGATGATCTCCCAGAGTTGACCTACACGAAGGCCACCATCTTCGAGACCCTGCGACGCTCGTCAGTCGTTCCATTGGGCACCACTCACGTAACGAATAG AACCGTCCAACTCAATGGGTACACCATACCAAAGAACACTCAAGTCATCCCATTGTTGCATTCTGTTCACATGAACCCCGACGTGTGGGATGAGCCTGAGGCCTTCCGCCCTGAGCGGTTCCTCTCCGAAGACGGCTCACAGGTGATCAAACCCTCGAGCTTCATGCCTTTCTCCGTTGGGCAACGGATGTGTCTGGGCGATCAATTGGCGGAAAAGGAGTTCCTGTTCTTCTTCGCCAGCCTTTTCCACGCTTTCAACATTTGTCCCGCCCAAGGACAAGAACTTCCTAGTCTGGCTATCAACGCCGGAGCCACTGTCAGACCCAATGCATTCAAGGTCCAATTTGTTCCCAGGCAGAAGGAGGCATTAGTACACGCTCGGAATAACGTGATGGAAAGCGATGTTCCTTTTCAATCCTCGGATTAG